From the Candidatus Krumholzibacteriota bacterium genome, one window contains:
- the hutU gene encoding urocanate hydratase: MGKVDIRAPRGNKISCKGWFQEAALRMLMNNLDREVAADPDKLIVYGGTGKAARNWDSYHAIVRELKNLENDETLLVQSGKPVGVFQTHEGAPRVLIANSLLVPRWATWEHFRKLEADGLMMYGQMTAGSWMYIGTQGILQGTYETLSECARKNFGGDLTGKFVLSGGLGEMSGAQPLAVTMNRGVCLIVEVDENRIKRRLETRYLDEMERDLDSALEKVDKALKDKKPLSIGLVGNAADVFPELVSRNIIPDIVTDQTSAHDALNGYIPRGYNLDEASKLREKDPDRYIKEAIESIVLHVQAMLDFQKKDAVVFDYGNNIRGQAKKGGLENAFDFPGFVPAFVRPMFCIGKGPFRWLALSGKEEDIYRTDDLVLELFSENESLCRWIEMARRKVAFQGLPARICWLSYGEREKLGLAINELVAKGEISAPIVIGRDHLDSGSVASPYRETEGMKDGTDAVADWPILNALLNAVNGAAWVSVHHGGGVGMGLSIHAGLAVVADGSDKGAEKLKRCLRGDPGIGIARHADAGYEIAIERAKEDGINIPMLNK, encoded by the coding sequence ATGGGAAAAGTAGATATAAGAGCTCCCAGGGGAAATAAAATAAGTTGCAAGGGATGGTTTCAGGAGGCGGCCCTCAGGATGTTAATGAACAACCTCGATAGAGAGGTCGCGGCAGATCCAGATAAGCTGATAGTATACGGAGGGACAGGAAAAGCGGCTAGAAACTGGGATTCCTATCACGCGATTGTAAGGGAGCTTAAAAATCTTGAAAACGATGAAACCCTTCTGGTTCAGTCCGGTAAACCTGTGGGGGTTTTTCAAACGCATGAGGGTGCTCCAAGGGTGCTGATCGCGAATTCTCTCCTTGTTCCAAGGTGGGCAACATGGGAGCATTTTCGCAAATTGGAAGCTGATGGTTTAATGATGTACGGTCAGATGACTGCGGGTTCCTGGATGTATATTGGCACCCAGGGCATATTGCAGGGGACATATGAAACACTGTCTGAATGCGCTAGAAAAAATTTCGGGGGGGACTTGACCGGAAAATTCGTTCTTTCCGGAGGTTTGGGAGAAATGAGCGGTGCTCAGCCCCTCGCGGTTACAATGAACAGAGGGGTCTGCTTAATCGTAGAGGTTGATGAAAACAGGATTAAGAGACGCCTCGAGACCCGCTATCTTGATGAAATGGAAAGAGATCTGGACAGCGCCCTTGAAAAAGTAGATAAAGCTTTGAAAGATAAGAAGCCTTTATCAATAGGACTAGTCGGTAACGCGGCGGATGTATTCCCCGAGCTGGTCTCGAGAAACATAATACCGGATATAGTAACTGATCAAACATCCGCCCACGACGCGCTGAACGGATATATCCCGAGGGGTTATAATCTTGATGAGGCCTCTAAACTCCGCGAAAAGGATCCCGATCGTTATATAAAGGAAGCTATTGAGTCAATTGTACTACACGTCCAGGCTATGCTGGATTTTCAGAAGAAAGACGCCGTTGTATTTGATTACGGGAATAATATCCGGGGTCAGGCGAAGAAGGGCGGGCTGGAAAACGCCTTCGATTTTCCGGGATTTGTGCCCGCGTTTGTACGCCCTATGTTTTGTATTGGAAAAGGGCCTTTCAGATGGCTCGCGTTGTCAGGGAAAGAAGAGGATATTTACAGAACAGACGATCTTGTGCTTGAGCTGTTTTCCGAAAATGAATCTTTGTGCAGATGGATAGAAATGGCGCGCAGGAAAGTCGCATTCCAGGGACTTCCCGCCAGGATTTGCTGGCTCTCATACGGGGAGCGCGAGAAACTCGGGTTGGCGATCAACGAGCTTGTCGCGAAAGGTGAGATAAGCGCTCCTATAGTGATTGGAAGAGATCATCTCGACAGCGGTTCTGTCGCTTCTCCATACCGCGAAACTGAAGGTATGAAGGATGGAACTGACGCTGTGGCGGATTGGCCTATTTTAAACGCGTTACTAAATGCCGTCAATGGAGCTGCCTGGGTTTCAGTTCATCACGGGGGTGGTGTTGGAATGGGGCTGTCGATACACGCCGGTCTCGCTGTAGTGGCGGACGGGAGTGATAAAGGCGCTGAAAAACTTAAGCGTTGTCTGCGCGGTGACCCTGGCATAGGGATTGCAAGACATGCCGACGCGGGATATGAGATAGCTATTGAGAGGGCGAAGGAGGATGGAATTAATATTCCCATGCTAAACAAATAA
- a CDS encoding tetratricopeptide repeat protein: MSRASKLRRQAQDLLKKGKLQKAINVYKKILDGHSSNPNLLNELGDIYIKTGDRIQAISSFENAINHYEKVALYNNAVAVCKKILKIIPGRLSTVYKLGELKAKQNFTSEAAEYFNSYMDLLLSESDSLPEGTDQRIETILELMGNYQRVISKSVDVFETLGNSFRASEINAQLIRDNNERGTSESLEFYKERMERLKSSLSDREREKVDRILDSIKIDPSLKEDDAKTEIDMDSESSDLQSHKSDLNVKDDLETTMYKDREKEAAEGVQPEGLDTDDEMKGEGQSDEYVISSDNNYQSAENEFPESKDETKDEFSDSKREEKEKLDKRESAEPENSFEKIESGDSLEDFSDITEFRGKDETESHKEITSDIEEDDFKSHYDLGMAYIEMALFNEAIKELQVATRSQELKLRSLEMIGYCFIQKGQYNLAVKQLERGAEIADSYGDEDLGIYYNLGLAYEAIDDVEKARENFEKVYVIDVSFRDILEKMKKLNSHT, from the coding sequence TTGAGTAGAGCAAGCAAACTAAGACGGCAAGCACAGGATTTACTGAAAAAGGGTAAGCTCCAAAAGGCTATTAACGTGTATAAGAAGATTCTGGACGGGCATTCCAGCAATCCTAATCTATTGAATGAACTGGGTGATATATATATAAAGACAGGAGATCGTATCCAGGCCATTTCGTCATTTGAAAACGCGATAAATCATTATGAAAAAGTCGCTCTTTATAACAATGCTGTGGCTGTATGCAAAAAGATACTCAAGATTATTCCGGGAAGATTAAGTACGGTATACAAGCTCGGCGAACTGAAAGCAAAACAAAATTTTACAAGCGAAGCGGCAGAATATTTTAACTCGTACATGGATCTGCTCCTGTCCGAGAGTGATTCGCTTCCCGAAGGAACTGATCAGCGGATAGAGACAATATTGGAATTGATGGGTAATTATCAGAGAGTAATTTCAAAATCCGTTGATGTTTTTGAGACCCTTGGAAACAGCTTCAGAGCTTCCGAAATAAACGCGCAACTTATAAGGGATAACAATGAAAGGGGAACCAGCGAATCCCTTGAATTCTATAAAGAACGAATGGAGAGATTAAAGTCGTCTCTATCGGATAGAGAGCGTGAGAAGGTCGACAGGATACTCGATTCTATAAAGATAGATCCTTCGCTAAAGGAAGATGATGCAAAAACAGAAATCGATATGGATTCGGAAAGTTCAGATCTTCAGTCTCATAAGTCGGATTTGAATGTTAAAGACGACCTTGAAACTACGATGTATAAAGATCGAGAAAAGGAAGCGGCAGAAGGAGTTCAACCCGAAGGGCTCGATACCGATGATGAAATGAAAGGTGAAGGGCAAAGTGATGAATACGTCATAAGTTCCGACAATAACTATCAAAGCGCTGAAAATGAATTCCCCGAATCCAAGGATGAAACAAAGGATGAATTTTCTGATTCCAAAAGAGAAGAAAAGGAAAAACTTGATAAGAGAGAAAGCGCTGAACCGGAGAATTCTTTTGAGAAAATAGAAAGCGGCGATTCCTTAGAGGATTTTTCTGATATAACAGAATTCAGAGGTAAAGATGAAACAGAAAGTCATAAAGAGATAACTAGTGATATTGAGGAGGATGATTTCAAGAGTCACTATGATCTGGGGATGGCTTATATTGAAATGGCTCTTTTCAACGAAGCTATAAAAGAACTGCAAGTAGCCACACGTTCACAGGAACTCAAGCTGCGGAGTCTTGAGATGATCGGCTATTGTTTTATACAGAAGGGGCAATATAACCTCGCGGTAAAACAGCTTGAGAGGGGAGCGGAGATAGCAGACAGTTACGGGGATGAAGACCTCGGAATTTATTATAATCTCGGACTTGCCTATGAAGCTATTGATGATGTTGAGAAAGCACGTGAAAATTTTGAAAAAGTATATGTTATCGATGTTTCTTTCCGGGATATACTTGAGAAAATGAAAAAATTAAACAGTCATACCTGA
- a CDS encoding helicase C-terminal domain-containing protein: MPGNDSISFRPRELEAFTPYLKSRDNVDFSSDELSKYILERLSRGIIPLPLLLTIAKRISFEGIRVIETAAAEAVKDVPGGIFNKFGIGEKEDAVSFSDKRFSLQEENSAVKNTEGFSVRAGRYSVKEAFELIFEELGEKRLDQLEMASEVMNTLKERKVSFIEAGTGTGKSLAYLIPAVLFSLETRNRIVVSTHTKNLQNQLFGREIELIRSILKLDFAVERLVGRENYICSRRLISAVSKLMEERPRKALALALYSVLSETHTLESLPSDKLGIDPFELGAPARCLMRGCGNALSCPLVIARERARAANIVFVNHALVMADYKRGGGVLGDYHGVVFDEAHHLDKCVMENLSVRITPGEIKGILKWIKPVTLNDDRWKFMLRKLETAPGVKGGEKLIFELQDMVSKTQSAWKDIFKGIERSLNREKIISGKKTRYYDGEETFIDIKDSISLFLLYNNKLRDTLKVLYKHNGSENIRHFKQELEAAESQLDELAAAAVFLTKGNDEDTVFWIEWNANSRVKSICGSPIDIDRRFADFLEESTESAVFTSATLSQNGSFDYMKKRLGVRFTSKPVFELVKPSSFFREDNCLVVLRSGLGNPNDRDFSVAIMDIVRELAVRHRRRLLVLFTSYKMCLVSAELLDREELPGPLLVQGRGESREVLSREFRKNEASVLLGVASFWEGVDFPGKQLEILVIPKIPFPVPDEPIIQARSERLRSMGGNPFQELFLPEAILRLKQGIGRLIRRKDDRGMIVILDSRIHNRSYGRHILSSLPTEGIVVSSGADVIGRSMDWFAE; encoded by the coding sequence ATGCCTGGAAATGATTCAATATCTTTTAGGCCGCGTGAACTTGAAGCCTTTACCCCCTATTTAAAATCCCGAGATAACGTGGATTTCAGCTCGGATGAACTATCCAAGTATATCCTTGAAAGGCTGTCGCGCGGCATAATTCCCCTACCCTTACTTTTGACTATCGCTAAGAGAATCAGCTTTGAGGGTATACGGGTTATTGAAACAGCCGCAGCGGAAGCGGTAAAAGATGTTCCCGGCGGCATATTTAATAAATTCGGTATAGGGGAAAAGGAAGATGCCGTAAGCTTTTCTGATAAGCGCTTTTCTCTTCAGGAGGAGAATTCAGCAGTCAAAAACACTGAAGGTTTTTCGGTAAGAGCAGGCAGATATTCCGTCAAAGAAGCCTTTGAATTGATTTTCGAGGAACTTGGTGAGAAGCGGCTCGATCAGCTTGAGATGGCATCAGAAGTTATGAATACTCTTAAGGAGAGGAAGGTTTCGTTCATAGAGGCGGGGACAGGAACCGGAAAATCCTTAGCTTATCTTATTCCGGCTGTTCTGTTTTCTCTTGAAACTCGAAATCGGATTGTTGTTTCAACTCACACAAAGAATCTACAGAATCAGCTCTTTGGCAGGGAGATCGAGCTTATCAGAAGTATATTAAAACTGGATTTCGCTGTTGAAAGGCTCGTTGGAAGAGAGAATTATATATGTTCAAGAAGATTGATATCCGCGGTGAGTAAACTTATGGAAGAAAGGCCGCGAAAAGCCCTCGCGCTCGCGCTTTATTCAGTTTTGTCTGAGACTCATACTCTGGAGTCTCTTCCGTCTGACAAGCTTGGAATAGATCCGTTTGAACTTGGCGCGCCCGCGAGGTGTTTAATGAGAGGATGCGGGAACGCTCTTTCCTGTCCTCTAGTTATTGCGAGGGAAAGAGCTCGAGCGGCGAATATAGTTTTTGTCAATCACGCCCTGGTTATGGCGGATTATAAAAGAGGCGGGGGGGTTTTAGGGGATTATCATGGTGTTGTTTTTGACGAAGCTCATCATCTCGACAAATGTGTCATGGAGAATTTATCGGTCAGGATTACTCCCGGCGAAATAAAGGGGATCTTAAAATGGATAAAGCCGGTTACCTTGAACGATGATAGATGGAAATTTATGCTTCGGAAACTCGAAACGGCTCCGGGAGTAAAAGGCGGGGAGAAACTAATTTTTGAACTGCAGGATATGGTCTCTAAAACCCAGAGTGCATGGAAGGATATCTTCAAGGGTATTGAACGCTCTTTAAATAGGGAAAAGATTATTTCCGGTAAGAAAACCAGGTATTACGACGGAGAAGAAACATTTATTGACATAAAGGATAGCATATCTCTTTTTCTACTATATAACAATAAGTTAAGAGATACACTTAAAGTATTATATAAGCATAATGGATCAGAAAACATAAGACATTTCAAGCAGGAATTAGAAGCGGCGGAGAGTCAGCTCGATGAGCTGGCGGCAGCAGCGGTGTTTTTGACAAAGGGGAATGATGAGGATACTGTTTTCTGGATAGAATGGAACGCGAATTCAAGGGTTAAATCTATTTGTGGTTCCCCGATAGATATAGACCGCAGGTTCGCGGATTTTCTTGAAGAGTCGACCGAATCAGCTGTTTTTACTTCAGCGACTCTGAGTCAGAATGGTTCATTTGACTACATGAAGAAAAGACTCGGAGTAAGATTCACCTCTAAACCTGTTTTTGAACTTGTAAAGCCGTCTTCTTTCTTTCGAGAAGATAACTGTCTTGTTGTATTGCGTTCGGGCCTTGGTAATCCTAATGACAGGGATTTTTCTGTTGCGATTATGGATATTGTAAGAGAACTTGCCGTGAGACACAGGCGAAGACTACTCGTATTATTTACTTCTTATAAGATGTGTCTTGTTTCAGCAGAATTGCTTGACAGAGAGGAACTTCCGGGACCTCTTCTCGTTCAGGGAAGAGGGGAAAGTAGAGAGGTTTTGTCTCGAGAGTTCAGGAAGAATGAAGCGTCAGTACTGCTCGGTGTGGCAAGTTTCTGGGAGGGGGTTGATTTTCCGGGTAAACAGCTGGAGATCCTCGTGATTCCAAAGATACCTTTCCCGGTTCCCGACGAACCTATTATTCAGGCTCGTTCAGAAAGACTGAGGAGTATGGGAGGCAACCCTTTTCAGGAACTCTTCCTCCCAGAGGCCATTTTGCGTTTGAAACAGGGGATAGGCAGATTAATAAGAAGAAAAGATGACAGAGGTATGATAGTTATCCTTGATTCAAGGATACATAACAGATCATACGGCAGGCATATACTTTCATCACTGCCTACTGAGGGGATAGTTGTTTCGTCCGGAGCTGACGTGATAGGGAGGTCTATGGATTGGTTTGCGGAGTGA
- the hutI gene encoding imidazolonepropionase, whose amino-acid sequence MIETIDLLLLGAGQIITSRNEGKGPLRGEDFSDPGIIRSGAIAVAGGRILAIGSGDLVKKEVAEREVSKIIDVEGRVVMPGWVDSHTHSVFPGYRSDEYEARIRGDSYLEIERRGGGIKRTVRELRKMDEERLYEISRRRLLKMLKTGVTTVEIKTGYGLDLENELKMLRVISRLADDMPLDIVATFMGAHQKPPELSGKGEYVKFVIDEVIPEVAEQGKAEYIDVFCEKDVFDLAETRQILVAGKMNGFKLKVHTDEIFAIGGTELAVELGADSVDHLTKVTESGIKALSNSDTVGVLLPGTSFGLASSSFAPARKLVSAGAAIALATDFNPGSAPSLSMPLTVSIACSQMRLLPSEAVNAATINAAYSIGMQNEVGSLEKGKKADLVVYDVEDYREIPSRAGTDHSVIVIKEGDVVWEIEDYNVRSEIGF is encoded by the coding sequence TTGATTGAAACAATTGATCTACTCCTTCTTGGCGCTGGTCAGATAATAACAAGCCGTAATGAGGGGAAGGGGCCGCTGAGGGGGGAAGATTTTTCTGATCCGGGTATTATCCGGAGTGGCGCTATCGCGGTAGCTGGTGGAAGAATATTAGCCATTGGTTCCGGCGATTTGGTTAAAAAAGAAGTAGCGGAGAGAGAAGTTTCAAAGATCATTGATGTGGAGGGAAGGGTTGTAATGCCCGGATGGGTGGATTCCCATACACACTCGGTATTTCCAGGGTACAGGTCGGATGAATATGAAGCCAGAATTAGAGGAGACAGCTATCTCGAAATTGAAAGACGGGGCGGGGGTATTAAAAGAACAGTGCGGGAACTTCGCAAAATGGATGAAGAGCGGTTATATGAAATAAGCAGGCGTCGTCTTTTAAAGATGTTAAAAACGGGCGTAACTACGGTTGAGATTAAGACCGGATATGGACTTGATCTGGAAAATGAATTGAAGATGCTGAGGGTAATTTCCCGTCTCGCCGATGATATGCCTTTGGATATAGTAGCTACGTTCATGGGGGCTCATCAGAAACCCCCTGAATTAAGTGGTAAAGGTGAATATGTGAAATTTGTCATTGATGAAGTAATTCCGGAAGTTGCCGAGCAGGGCAAGGCTGAATATATAGATGTGTTTTGTGAAAAGGACGTTTTTGACCTCGCCGAAACAAGGCAGATATTAGTTGCGGGGAAAATGAATGGATTTAAGCTTAAAGTCCACACCGATGAAATATTCGCCATTGGAGGAACTGAATTGGCCGTTGAACTCGGCGCTGATTCCGTGGATCATCTTACGAAGGTAACAGAGTCGGGAATTAAAGCTTTGTCGAATAGTGATACTGTGGGAGTTCTTTTGCCGGGAACAAGCTTTGGACTTGCTTCGAGCTCTTTCGCGCCTGCCAGGAAACTGGTTTCAGCCGGAGCCGCGATAGCGCTTGCGACGGACTTTAATCCGGGAAGCGCGCCTTCGTTATCCATGCCTTTGACAGTCTCGATAGCGTGTTCTCAGATGAGACTTTTGCCGTCCGAAGCTGTTAACGCGGCGACTATAAACGCGGCTTATTCAATAGGCATGCAGAATGAAGTCGGATCTTTGGAAAAGGGGAAAAAAGCTGACCTAGTAGTGTATGATGTAGAAGATTATCGTGAGATACCTTCCAGGGCCGGGACAGATCATTCAGTGATTGTGATTAAAGAAGGCGATGTCGTCTGGGAGATAGAAGACTATAATGTCAGGAGTGAGATCGGGTTTTGA